ATAGTAATCTTATTAGTGCTGGCAGAACTCTTGGAGCTTCCGAATGGAGGGTGTTTTGGCGAGTTATTTTACCTCTAGCATTGCCAGGAATTGTAGCGGGGACGATGCTATCTTTTGCCCGTGCATTGGGTGAATTTGGTGCAACTTTGATGCTAGCTGGAAATATCCCCGGACAAACGCAAACTATCCCAGTCGCTATCTATTTTGCTGTAGAAGCGGGGGATATGAATCTAGCCCTTATTTGGGTTTTTGTGATTTTGGCTATTTCCTTATCAGTTCTCACTGCTGTTAATTTTTGGTCAGGTGGATTGAAAACTGGGAATAGAAGAACAATCACCAATCACCGCTCGCAAATCACCAATCACCAATCGCTAATCACCAATTCCCAACTATTTATAAATATCGAAAAGCAACTTTCTGACTTTTCCCTATCAGTCGCATTCAACCTAGCTGGAGAAACTTTGGGCGTGTTGGGTGCTTCTGGTGCTGGAAAAAGCATGATGCTTCGCTGCATTGCAGGTTTGTCAACTCCTACACGGGGACAAATTGTTCTAAATGGGCGGGTTTTGTTTGATTCGACAAGAGGAATTAACTTATCCAGTCATCAGCGCAGGGTTGGTTTTTTGTTTCAGAATTACGCTTTGTTTCCTCACATGACTGTGGCTGAAAATATCGCTTTTGGTTTGCCAAAGTTATCCAACTTAGAACGAAATCAGCGAGTAAGAGAACAACTAACTTTGGTGCAATTGCAGGAATTGGAAAACCGATATCCTCGCGAACTTTCTGGTGGACAGCAGCAGCGAGTGGCTTTGGCGAGGGCTTTAGCTATTGAACCGGAAATTTTGCTGTTGGATGAGCCTTTTTCTGCACTCGACACTTACTTACGCAGTCAGTTGGAAAAGCAGTTAATCGAAACGCTTTCTAATTATCGAGGCGTGACGTTATTTGTTACTCACAATTTGGAAGAAGCTTATCGAATTTGCCAAAATTTGTTGGTACTTTCGGAAGGCAAAGTTGCTGCTTATGGTGGGAAGGAAGAGATTTTTGAACATCCTCGCACTTTCACTGTCGCTCAATTGACTGGATGCAAGAATTTCTCTCGCGCAGATGTCCCCAAACTCCACTTTGAGAAGGAGGGGCTAAGAGAGGTTGAGGCTTTGGATTGGGGTTGCACTTTGCGGGTAATTGAGCCAATTCCTAACCCGTTGGCGTATGTGGGAATTCGCGCTCATCATTTCACTTTTCCAGAGGATGATAATAAAGAGAATACGTTTTTGTGT
This genomic window from Argonema galeatum A003/A1 contains:
- the modB gene encoding molybdate ABC transporter permease subunit, with the translated sequence MTNDLSPLWISLKTAFIATIVTFFLGIAAAKWMLGYRGKGKGLIEGIFISPLVLPPTVVGFLLLLLLGKNGPIGQILLSLGITIIFSWPATVIAATVVAFPLMYKTALGAFEQIDSNLISAGRTLGASEWRVFWRVILPLALPGIVAGTMLSFARALGEFGATLMLAGNIPGQTQTIPVAIYFAVEAGDMNLALIWVFVILAISLSVLTAVNFWSGGLKTGNRRTITNHRSQITNHQSLITNSQLFINIEKQLSDFSLSVAFNLAGETLGVLGASGAGKSMMLRCIAGLSTPTRGQIVLNGRVLFDSTRGINLSSHQRRVGFLFQNYALFPHMTVAENIAFGLPKLSNLERNQRVREQLTLVQLQELENRYPRELSGGQQQRVALARALAIEPEILLLDEPFSALDTYLRSQLEKQLIETLSNYRGVTLFVTHNLEEAYRICQNLLVLSEGKVAAYGGKEEIFEHPRTFTVAQLTGCKNFSRADVPKLHFEKEGLREVEALDWGCTLRVIEPIPNPLAYVGIRAHHFTFPEDDNKENTFLCWVAQTSETPHRMTLYLKLHAPPVNAKDYHLQAEVFKEKWAVLKDRPLPWYIRLDPLRLFLMEG